The genomic segment CGTTTGTACTTCATATAAAAATGGGAATGCAATAGATGCCATAACAGCATCCAAAACATTGCCTTCTGTTATCAGCTCTCGTTTAGCTTTTGTTAAATTTGATACAGCAATTCCTAAATGGACAGGTAAATCCGAAAATGACTTTCCTCCGAGATAAGGATTTAAAAGATTTCTAGTGGCTTGGCCTGTTAAAACACCACTGTAGCCCTTCCAACCTTTTTTAAAAAATCTTCCCAATTGAGTAAACGAGTTACCTTCCCAAAAATCAGATTTTTTTAATGAGAGAACCATCCTTTCCACTTCTGAGAGCTCGATACCCGCTGCATACAATGCGCCTATCAGTGCCCCAGAACTCGAACCCGTGACAATGCTGGGTTTAAAGCCAATCTCAGAAAGCCCTCGCACAAAGCCTGTATGAGCAAAAAAACCGAAAAAAGCAGATTTGAGACAGAGCGCAGAATACTTTTTTGGAAAGAGCAAATCGA from the Leptospira ryugenii genome contains:
- a CDS encoding patatin-like phospholipase family protein, translated to MIDLLFPKKYSALCLKSAFFGFFAHTGFVRGLSEIGFKPSIVTGSSSGALIGALYAAGIELSEVERMVLSLKKSDFWEGNSFTQLGRFFKKGWKGYSGVLTGQATRNLLNPYLGGKSFSDLPVHLGIAVSNLTKAKRELITEGNVLDAVMASIAFPFLYEVQTFNNSEFLDGGIGDSEPIKELILDPSIDKIVIHQINNSRPISKSVIKRAFDASVSIIESETEDLKTLLAKEKGKRLIRLETQTPYLSPNDFSLGKFAMAEGRGTAYKNKELILAENQFSLFPFPI